The region TTTACCGCTCTTCACCTTCGTCCACGCGCGGGTACGCACACGGTCAATTTTCGGTTCCTGTACTTTCAGGGTGAACAGCTTGGCAAACACATCGGCTGGCGGATAGATCGCCGGATTATTGCGGATCTCTTCGCTCACCAGCGGCACAGACGCTTTGTTACCGTTGGCGTAGTAGACGTGGTCGCTGATGTGGGCAATCACTTCCGGGCGCATCAGGTAGTTGAGGAACTGATAGGCTTCGTCTTTGTTTTTCGCATCAGCAGGCATCGCGAAAACATCAAAGAAGGCCAGCGCCCCCTCTTTCGGAATGAAGTAGGAAACGTTCACGCCGTTTTTGGCTTCTTTCGCGCGGTTAGCCGCCTGCCAGACGTCGCCCGCCCAGCCGATTGCCACGCAGATGTCGCCGTTGGCCAGGTCATTGATGTACTGAGAGGAGTGGAAGTAGCGAATATTCGGACGCAGCTTCAGCAGCAGGTCGGTCGCCGGGCCGGTGTAGTCATCAGCCTTGCTGCTGTTCGGATCTTTGCCGAGATAGTTAAGCACGGTGGCAAATATCTCTTCCGGTGCATCAAGGAAAGAGACGCCGCAGCTTTTCAGCTTCTCGAGGTTTTCCGGCTTCAGCACCACGTCCCAGCTGTCCAGCTTGACGTCCGGGCCGAGCGCCGCTTTGACTTTATCCACGTTATAGCCAATACCGGTGGTCGCCCACAGGTAAGGCATCGCATATTTATTCTCCGGATCGTGCTTCGCCACCAGCTTCAGCACTTCCGGATCCAGATTTTTCCAGTTCGATAACTTGCTCTTGTCCAGCGGCTGGAAGACACCCGCCGTTAGCTGACGCTCCAGGAAGCTTGCAGACGGGACGACCAGGTCAAAGCCGGTGCTGCCTGCCATCAGTTTGCCTTCCAGCACTTCG is a window of Enterobacter hormaechei ATCC 49162 DNA encoding:
- the potF gene encoding spermidine/putrescine ABC transporter substrate-binding protein PotF, translated to MIALNKKWLSGLVAGALMAVSAGTLAAEQKTLHVYNWSDYIAPDTVANFEKETGIKVVYDVFDSNEVLEGKLMAGSTGFDLVVPSASFLERQLTAGVFQPLDKSKLSNWKNLDPEVLKLVAKHDPENKYAMPYLWATTGIGYNVDKVKAALGPDVKLDSWDVVLKPENLEKLKSCGVSFLDAPEEIFATVLNYLGKDPNSSKADDYTGPATDLLLKLRPNIRYFHSSQYINDLANGDICVAIGWAGDVWQAANRAKEAKNGVNVSYFIPKEGALAFFDVFAMPADAKNKDEAYQFLNYLMRPEVIAHISDHVYYANGNKASVPLVSEEIRNNPAIYPPADVFAKLFTLKVQEPKIDRVRTRAWTKVKSGK